One Streptomyces sp. R28 DNA window includes the following coding sequences:
- a CDS encoding SCO family protein, with translation MRKKTFAAAALLAAAATLTLSACGNGDDSAQPVTVVSEEAGSDKAAIVLDKPFEKPDLVLTDTNGKKYDLRKETQGKPTLIYFGYTNCPDVCPLTMNNVAVAKKQLSKAQQDELRVVFVTTDPERDTASALGKWLKGIDSQVVGLTGDFDTIQAGARTLGISIEPPHKDKNGKMVSTHGTQVVAFSPKTDAGYVLYTEDATVDDYTKDLPKLIKGEKP, from the coding sequence CCGCCGCCGCCACCCTGACCCTCTCCGCCTGCGGCAACGGTGACGACAGCGCCCAGCCCGTCACCGTGGTCTCCGAGGAGGCCGGGTCGGACAAGGCCGCCATCGTCCTCGACAAGCCGTTCGAGAAGCCCGACCTGGTCCTCACCGACACGAACGGCAAGAAGTACGACCTCCGCAAGGAGACCCAGGGCAAGCCCACGCTGATCTACTTCGGCTACACCAACTGCCCCGACGTCTGCCCGCTGACGATGAACAACGTCGCCGTCGCCAAGAAGCAGCTGTCCAAGGCGCAGCAGGACGAGCTGCGCGTCGTGTTCGTCACCACGGACCCGGAGCGCGACACCGCGTCCGCGCTCGGCAAGTGGCTCAAGGGCATCGACTCGCAGGTCGTCGGCCTGACCGGCGACTTCGACACCATCCAGGCCGGCGCCCGCACCCTCGGCATCAGCATCGAGCCGCCGCACAAGGACAAGAACGGCAAGATGGTCTCCACCCACGGCACCCAGGTCGTCGCGTTCTCGCCGAAGACCGACGCCGGGTACGTCCTCTACACCGAGGACGCCACCGTCGACGACTACACCAAGGACCTCCCCAAGCTCATCAAGGGGGAGAAGCCGTGA
- a CDS encoding copper chaperone PCu(A)C, translating into MRRLVAPVAVLTGALVLAGCGSEDIQADSQADSQAGSKAELSVSGAYMPQPVSDSMAAGFLTITNKGGTKDELTSVTSDVGDVTAHETVGSSMQEVKDIDVPARGQLVFKSGGNHLMFEKLKRKPEQGEKVSVQLHFAESGTVTVEIPVKSATYNPKTGH; encoded by the coding sequence GTGAGGCGTCTCGTCGCACCCGTCGCGGTACTGACCGGGGCCCTGGTCCTGGCGGGCTGCGGCTCCGAGGACATCCAGGCCGACTCCCAGGCTGACTCCCAAGCCGGCTCAAAGGCGGAACTGTCCGTCAGCGGCGCCTACATGCCGCAGCCCGTCTCGGACTCCATGGCGGCCGGCTTCCTGACGATCACGAACAAGGGCGGCACGAAGGACGAGTTGACCTCCGTCACCAGTGACGTCGGCGACGTGACCGCCCACGAGACCGTCGGATCGTCGATGCAGGAGGTCAAGGACATCGACGTCCCCGCGCGCGGTCAGCTCGTGTTCAAGAGCGGCGGCAACCACCTGATGTTCGAGAAGCTGAAGCGCAAGCCCGAGCAGGGCGAGAAGGTGAGCGTGCAGCTCCACTTCGCCGAGTCCGGCACGGTGACGGTTGAGATACCGGTGAAGTCCGCGACGTACAACCCGAAGACCGGACACTGA
- a CDS encoding copper resistance CopC/CopD family protein gives MTQTIAPRVRTLVLLLLAATGLLLAGAGPVSAHAALTGSDPQQGAVVDKAPTQISLSFSEKVALSDDSLRVLDPKGQRIDRGDPANLSGTTYAVKLHSGLPDGTYTVTYQVVSEDSHPVAGAYTFSIGAPSQTTVSVSGQTAGGGIVGALYGFGRYVSYAGFTVMVGAAAFVLACWQRGTGVRPLQRLVVSGWLALTAATLGLLLLRGSYTSTGKVGDIFDLDLLGQVLQTKTGAALVSRLLLLAAAALFIAVLFGAYDKREEEEKQDLTFGLAIGGTVVAAGLAASWAMSEHASTGLQAGIAMPVDVVHLLAVAGWLGGLAALLVALYRAPADTPVDASAVRRFSRVAFGSVLALVATGIYQSWRQLGSWSAFTGTRYGQLLLVKIGLVVLLVGIAWISRRWTARLADAVVEQRREAKDAAEGEKGAGSGTGTGTGTADTVEEDVEGEGEAVEGEREHATARATTSTPASASASGKKGASVAVADDKGSDSKGSDSQRAAQLARQQAAIDTARQKQQRDADPNRFGLRRSVLAEAGVAVVLLAVTTMLTSTEPGRTEEAARAATSASSADASATGALTLDMSFDTGGEDGKGVVRIDLDPARVGGNEMHVYVERPNGRAFDVPEVKVAFTLESQDIGPLPVVPDHITTGHWSATGVQIPVAGEWKIAVTVRTSDIDQTTVSKNAQIG, from the coding sequence TTGACCCAGACCATCGCCCCCCGCGTCCGGACCCTGGTGCTGCTGCTCCTGGCCGCCACCGGCCTTCTGCTCGCCGGCGCCGGGCCGGTCTCCGCGCACGCCGCGCTGACCGGCAGCGACCCCCAGCAGGGGGCGGTGGTCGACAAGGCCCCGACGCAGATCTCGCTGTCCTTCTCCGAGAAGGTCGCCCTGTCCGACGACTCCCTGCGCGTGCTCGACCCCAAGGGCCAGCGCATCGACCGCGGCGACCCGGCCAACCTCAGCGGCACCACGTACGCCGTGAAACTCCACAGCGGCCTGCCCGACGGCACCTACACCGTCACCTACCAGGTGGTGTCCGAGGACAGCCATCCCGTCGCCGGCGCCTACACCTTCTCCATCGGCGCCCCCTCCCAGACCACCGTCTCCGTCTCCGGCCAGACGGCGGGCGGCGGGATCGTCGGCGCGCTCTACGGGTTCGGGCGGTACGTGTCGTACGCCGGCTTCACCGTCATGGTCGGCGCCGCCGCCTTCGTGCTCGCCTGCTGGCAGCGCGGGACGGGCGTGCGGCCGCTCCAGCGGCTCGTCGTCTCCGGCTGGCTGGCACTGACCGCCGCCACGCTCGGGCTGCTCCTCCTGCGCGGCTCGTACACCAGCACCGGCAAGGTCGGCGACATCTTCGACCTGGACCTGCTGGGGCAGGTGCTGCAGACCAAGACGGGCGCGGCGCTGGTCTCCCGGCTGCTGCTGCTCGCCGCCGCGGCGCTGTTCATCGCCGTGCTGTTCGGGGCGTACGACAAGCGTGAGGAAGAGGAGAAGCAGGACCTGACCTTCGGGCTCGCGATCGGCGGGACCGTGGTGGCGGCGGGGCTCGCGGCGAGCTGGGCGATGTCCGAGCACGCCTCGACCGGGCTCCAGGCCGGGATCGCGATGCCGGTCGACGTCGTCCATCTGCTGGCCGTCGCCGGCTGGCTCGGCGGGCTCGCCGCACTGCTCGTGGCGCTCTACCGGGCGCCCGCGGACACACCGGTCGACGCCTCCGCGGTACGGCGGTTCTCACGCGTCGCCTTCGGCAGCGTGCTCGCGCTGGTCGCGACCGGGATCTACCAGTCGTGGCGCCAGCTCGGATCGTGGTCGGCGTTCACCGGGACGCGGTACGGGCAGTTGCTGCTGGTCAAGATCGGGCTCGTGGTGCTGCTGGTCGGGATCGCGTGGATCTCGCGGCGGTGGACGGCACGGCTGGCGGATGCCGTCGTGGAGCAGCGGCGGGAGGCGAAGGACGCGGCTGAGGGCGAGAAGGGGGCGGGCTCGGGTACGGGTACGGGTACGGGTACGGCGGACACGGTCGAGGAGGATGTGGAGGGCGAGGGCGAGGCTGTCGAGGGCGAGCGGGAGCACGCCACCGCGCGGGCCACCACCTCCACCCCCGCTTCCGCTTCCGCTTCCGGCAAGAAGGGCGCCTCGGTCGCCGTGGCCGACGACAAGGGCAGCGACTCCAAGGGCAGCGACTCCCAGCGCGCCGCCCAGCTCGCCCGGCAGCAGGCCGCGATCGACACGGCACGGCAGAAGCAGCAGCGGGACGCCGACCCGAACCGGTTCGGACTGCGCCGCTCGGTGCTCGCCGAGGCGGGCGTCGCCGTCGTCCTGCTGGCCGTCACCACCATGCTGACGTCGACCGAACCGGGGCGAACCGAGGAGGCGGCCAGGGCGGCCACGTCGGCCTCTTCCGCCGACGCCTCGGCGACCGGGGCGCTGACCCTGGACATGTCCTTCGACACCGGCGGCGAGGACGGCAAGGGCGTCGTACGGATCGACCTCGATCCCGCGCGCGTGGGCGGCAACGAGATGCACGTCTACGTGGAGCGGCCCAACGGCCGCGCCTTCGACGTCCCCGAGGTGAAGGTCGCCTTCACCCTCGAGTCCCAGGACATCGGTCCGCTGCCCGTAGTCCCCGACCACATCACCACCGGACACTGGTCGGCGACCGGAGTGCAGATCCCCGTGGCGGGCGAGTGGAAGATCGCCGTCACCGTCCGGACCTCCGACATCGACCAGACCACCGTCTCCAAGAACGCGCAGATCGGCTGA
- the efeB gene encoding iron uptake transporter deferrochelatase/peroxidase subunit, with protein sequence MADQSIPEARSPEKALNGGVSLNAGVSENASVEDGASPKEGISRRRLLGTAGATGLVLGAAGGAVGYAARPAEATPLTSLGAEQVMFHGKHQPGILQPLQARGHVVAFDLTAGAGRKEAAALLRRWSETARRLMAGETAKQDDTDVARDAGPSSLTITFGFGHSFFARTGLEKQRPVSLDPLPDFSSDRLDKARSNGDLWVQIGANDALVAFHALRAIQKDAGQAAKVRWQMNGFNRSPGATAHPMTARNLMGQMDGTRNPKPTQADFDERIFVPESGSKDPAWMAGGSYAVVRRIRMLLDDWEQLSVKEQEDVIGRRKSDGAPLSGGTETTEMDLEKTDKAGNLVVPLNAHARITRPDQNGGAAMLRRPFSYHDGIDADGVPDAGLLFICWQADPLRGFVTVQRKLDRGDALSKFIRHEASGLFAVPGGAAEGEYVGQRLLEG encoded by the coding sequence ATGGCTGACCAGTCCATTCCAGAGGCCCGCAGCCCCGAGAAGGCACTTAATGGCGGCGTTTCACTCAATGCCGGCGTTTCCGAGAACGCCTCTGTCGAGGACGGCGCCTCCCCCAAGGAGGGCATCTCGCGGCGGCGGCTGCTCGGAACCGCCGGTGCCACCGGGCTGGTGCTCGGTGCGGCCGGCGGGGCCGTGGGATACGCCGCCCGGCCGGCCGAGGCGACACCGCTCACCTCGCTGGGCGCCGAGCAGGTGATGTTTCACGGGAAACATCAGCCCGGCATCCTCCAGCCGCTCCAGGCACGCGGCCACGTCGTCGCCTTCGACCTGACGGCGGGCGCGGGCCGTAAGGAGGCGGCGGCATTGCTGCGCCGTTGGTCGGAGACGGCACGACGGCTGATGGCGGGCGAGACGGCCAAGCAGGACGACACCGACGTGGCCCGGGACGCCGGGCCGTCGTCCCTGACGATCACCTTCGGCTTCGGGCACAGCTTCTTCGCGCGAACCGGCCTGGAGAAGCAGCGCCCGGTCTCCCTGGACCCGCTGCCCGACTTCTCCTCCGACCGGCTCGACAAGGCGCGCAGCAACGGCGACCTGTGGGTGCAGATCGGCGCCAATGACGCCCTGGTCGCCTTCCACGCCCTGCGCGCGATCCAGAAGGACGCCGGCCAGGCCGCCAAGGTGCGGTGGCAGATGAACGGCTTCAACCGGTCGCCGGGGGCCACCGCGCACCCGATGACGGCGCGCAACCTGATGGGCCAGATGGACGGCACGCGTAATCCGAAGCCGACGCAGGCCGACTTCGACGAGCGCATCTTCGTGCCGGAGTCCGGTTCGAAGGACCCCGCGTGGATGGCGGGCGGCTCCTACGCCGTCGTACGCCGCATCCGCATGCTGCTCGACGACTGGGAGCAGCTCTCGGTCAAGGAGCAGGAGGACGTCATCGGGCGCCGCAAGTCCGACGGGGCGCCGCTGTCCGGGGGCACCGAGACGACCGAGATGGACCTGGAGAAGACGGACAAGGCAGGGAACCTGGTCGTCCCCCTCAACGCCCACGCGCGCATCACCCGGCCCGACCAGAACGGTGGCGCGGCCATGCTGCGGCGCCCCTTCTCGTACCACGACGGCATCGACGCGGACGGGGTGCCCGACGCGGGGCTGCTGTTCATCTGCTGGCAGGCCGACCCACTGCGCGGCTTCGTCACCGTCCAGCGCAAGCTCGACCGCGGCGACGCACTGTCGAAGTTCATCCGGCACGAGGCGAGCGGGCTGTTCGCGGTGCCGGGTGGGGCGGCGGAGGGCGAGTACGTGGGGCAGCGGTTGCTGGAGGGGTGA
- the pheA gene encoding prephenate dehydratase, with translation MPASYAYLGPEGTFTEVALRTLPEAATRELIPYVSVQSALDAVRLGEAEAAFVPIENSVEGGITTTLDELVAGKPLMIYREVLLSITFALLVRPGTKLSDIKTVSAHPAAQPQVRNWLKKNLPDAHWESAASNADAARLVQEGQYDAAFAGEFAAARYGLEALETGIHDAENAQTRFVLVGRPARPAAPSGADKTSVVLWQRDDHPGGLRDLLGEFATRGINLMLLQSRPTGAGIGNYCFCIDAEGHISDRRVAEALMGLKRICLEVRYLGSYPRADIEPGDVRTPRQGTSDEAFVSAADWVARCQDGRF, from the coding sequence ATGCCAGCGAGCTATGCCTATCTCGGCCCCGAGGGCACCTTCACCGAGGTCGCCCTGCGCACGCTTCCCGAGGCCGCGACCCGGGAGCTGATCCCGTACGTGTCCGTACAGTCCGCGCTCGACGCGGTGCGCCTCGGCGAGGCCGAGGCCGCGTTCGTACCGATCGAGAACTCCGTCGAGGGCGGGATCACGACCACGCTCGACGAGCTGGTCGCGGGCAAGCCGCTGATGATCTACCGCGAGGTGCTGCTGTCGATCACCTTCGCGCTGCTGGTCAGGCCCGGCACCAAGCTGTCGGACATCAAGACGGTCTCCGCCCACCCGGCCGCCCAGCCGCAGGTGCGCAACTGGCTGAAGAAGAACCTCCCGGACGCCCACTGGGAGTCGGCCGCCTCGAACGCGGACGCCGCGCGTCTGGTCCAGGAGGGCCAGTACGACGCCGCCTTCGCGGGCGAGTTCGCGGCCGCCCGGTACGGCCTGGAGGCCCTGGAGACCGGGATCCACGACGCGGAGAACGCCCAGACGCGGTTCGTGCTGGTGGGCCGGCCGGCCCGGCCCGCGGCGCCGAGCGGCGCGGACAAGACGTCCGTCGTCCTGTGGCAGCGCGACGACCATCCCGGCGGGCTGCGCGACCTCCTGGGCGAGTTCGCCACGCGCGGCATCAACCTGATGCTGCTGCAGTCCCGGCCCACCGGTGCGGGCATCGGCAACTACTGCTTCTGCATCGATGCCGAGGGGCACATCTCGGACCGCCGGGTGGCGGAGGCGCTGATGGGGCTGAAGCGGATCTGCCTGGAGGTGCGGTACCTGGGCTCGTATCCGCGCGCGGACATCGAGCCGGGGGATGTGCGGACGCCGCGCCAGGGGACGTCGGACGAGGCGTTCGTGTCGGCGGCGGACTGGGTGGCGCGGTGCCAGGACGGGCGGTTCTGA
- the serS gene encoding serine--tRNA ligase, with product MIDLRLLREDPDRVRASQRARGEDVALVDALLSADERRRSSGVRFDELRSEQKSLGKLIPKASGDEKAELLKKTGQLAADVKAADAEQHEADEETKRLLLQLGNLVHPDVPVGGEEDFVVLETHGTIRDFGAEGFEPKDHLELGEALGAIDVERGAKVSGSRFYYLTGVGALLELALVNAAIAQATEAGFIPMLTPALVRPRAMEGTGFLGQAAENVYHLEKDDYYLVGTSEVPLAAYHMDEILDADKLPLRYAGFSPCFRREAGTYGKDTRGIFRVHQFDKVEMFSYVAPEDAENEHKRLLEWEKQWLTGLELPFQVIDVASGDLGASASRKFDCEAWIPTQGKYRELTSASNCDGFQARRLSVRMRDGKKVQPLATLNGTLCAVPRTIVAILENHQQADGSVRVPEVLRPYLGGREVLEPVAK from the coding sequence GTGATTGACCTTCGCCTGCTCCGTGAGGACCCTGACCGAGTGCGCGCCTCGCAGCGCGCCCGTGGAGAGGACGTCGCGCTCGTCGACGCCCTCCTGTCTGCCGACGAGCGGCGCAGGTCGTCCGGCGTCCGCTTCGACGAGCTGCGTTCCGAGCAGAAGTCGCTCGGCAAGCTCATCCCCAAGGCCTCCGGCGACGAGAAGGCCGAGCTGCTGAAGAAGACCGGCCAGCTCGCCGCCGACGTCAAGGCGGCCGATGCGGAGCAGCACGAGGCCGACGAGGAGACCAAGCGCCTCCTGCTCCAGCTCGGCAACCTCGTGCACCCCGACGTCCCGGTCGGCGGCGAGGAGGACTTCGTCGTCCTGGAGACGCACGGCACCATCCGCGACTTCGGCGCCGAGGGCTTCGAGCCCAAGGACCACCTGGAGCTCGGCGAGGCGCTGGGCGCCATCGACGTCGAGCGCGGCGCCAAGGTGTCCGGCTCGCGCTTCTACTACCTCACCGGCGTCGGCGCCCTGCTGGAACTGGCGCTGGTCAACGCGGCGATCGCCCAGGCCACCGAGGCCGGTTTCATCCCGATGCTCACCCCGGCGCTGGTCCGCCCGCGCGCCATGGAGGGCACCGGCTTCCTCGGCCAGGCCGCGGAGAACGTCTACCACCTGGAGAAGGACGACTACTACCTGGTCGGCACCTCCGAGGTCCCGCTCGCCGCGTACCACATGGACGAGATCCTCGACGCCGACAAGCTGCCGCTGCGCTACGCGGGCTTCTCACCCTGCTTCCGCCGCGAGGCCGGCACGTACGGCAAGGACACCCGCGGCATCTTCCGCGTGCACCAGTTCGACAAGGTCGAGATGTTCTCGTACGTCGCCCCCGAGGACGCGGAGAACGAGCACAAGCGGCTCCTGGAGTGGGAGAAGCAGTGGCTCACCGGTCTTGAGCTGCCCTTCCAGGTCATCGACGTGGCCTCGGGCGACCTGGGCGCGTCGGCGTCCCGCAAGTTCGACTGCGAGGCGTGGATCCCGACCCAGGGCAAGTACCGCGAGCTGACCTCGGCCTCCAACTGCGACGGCTTCCAGGCGCGCCGGCTGTCCGTCCGCATGCGTGACGGCAAGAAGGTGCAGCCGCTGGCGACGCTCAACGGCACGCTGTGCGCCGTACCGCGCACGATCGTGGCGATCCTGGAGAACCACCAGCAGGCCGACGGCTCCGTCCGGGTTCCCGAGGTGCTGCGCCCGTACCTGGGCGGCCGGGAAGTCCTGGAGCCGGTGGCCAAGTGA
- a CDS encoding HAD family hydrolase, translated as MSGGFPYKLIATDLDGTLLRSDESISRRTRDALAAATAAGAAHIVVTGRAVPWTRHILDDLGYEGLAVCGQGAQVYDAGEHRLLTSVTLDRQLAGVALAKIEAEVGPLFLAASRDGLDGDVLVGPGYAVTGTLPATPFTDAADLWSAPLNKIYLQHPNLSDDELAEAARQAAGGFVTVAMAGEGIVELLPLGLSKATGLSLAARRLGMKAADTIAFGDMPNDIPMFAWAARGVAMANAHEELKAVADEVTASHEEDGIAVVLERLLG; from the coding sequence TTGTCCGGGGGCTTTCCGTACAAGCTGATCGCGACCGACCTCGACGGAACGCTCCTGCGCTCCGACGAGTCGATCTCGCGGCGCACCCGTGACGCCCTCGCCGCGGCCACCGCGGCGGGCGCCGCGCACATCGTCGTGACGGGCCGCGCGGTCCCCTGGACGCGCCACATCCTCGACGACCTCGGCTACGAGGGCCTCGCCGTCTGCGGTCAGGGCGCCCAGGTGTACGACGCCGGCGAGCACCGCCTGCTGACGTCGGTGACGCTGGACCGACAGCTGGCGGGTGTGGCGCTGGCCAAGATCGAGGCGGAGGTCGGCCCGCTGTTCCTGGCGGCGAGCCGCGACGGCCTGGACGGCGACGTCCTGGTCGGGCCCGGCTACGCGGTCACGGGCACGCTCCCGGCGACCCCGTTCACGGACGCGGCGGATCTGTGGAGCGCCCCGCTGAACAAGATCTACCTACAGCATCCGAACCTCTCGGACGACGAGCTGGCCGAGGCCGCCCGCCAAGCCGCCGGCGGCTTCGTCACGGTGGCCATGGCGGGCGAGGGCATCGTCGAGCTGCTACCGCTGGGCCTGTCCAAGGCCACGGGCCTGTCTCTGGCCGCCCGCCGCCTGGGTATGAAGGCGGCGGACACGATCGCCTTCGGCGACATGCCCAACGACATCCCGATGTTCGCCTGGGCAGCGCGTGGAGTGGCCATGGCCAACGCCCACGAGGAGCTCAAGGCGGTGGCGGACGAGGTGACGGCCTCCCATGAGGAGGACGGGATCGCGGTGGTGCTGGAGCGGTTGCTGGGCTGA
- a CDS encoding ABC transporter permease subunit: MYDPTVARLTYRALLGRRRALILGALPLLLIAVSVVVRALAGADDQTASDLLGGLALAPMVPIIGVIAGTGAIGPEIDDGSVVYLLSKPVKRSTIIFTKLIVAIAVTMVFSALPTFIAGFILNGNGQQIAVAYTVAALVASIAYAALFLLLGTVSRHAVVFGLVYALVWEALFGSLVSGARTLSVQQWALAVAQKVAGGEMVTSDVSLPTATVLLAVVTVLATWYAGQKLRSLTLAGEE; encoded by the coding sequence ATGTACGACCCCACAGTCGCCCGGCTCACCTACCGAGCACTGCTCGGCCGCCGCCGGGCCCTCATCCTGGGCGCGTTGCCGCTGCTGCTCATCGCGGTCTCCGTGGTGGTGCGCGCTCTCGCCGGAGCCGACGACCAGACCGCGTCGGACCTGCTCGGCGGGCTTGCGCTCGCCCCCATGGTGCCGATCATCGGTGTCATCGCCGGGACCGGCGCGATCGGGCCCGAGATCGACGACGGCTCGGTGGTGTATCTGCTGTCCAAGCCGGTGAAACGGTCGACGATCATCTTCACCAAGCTGATCGTGGCGATCGCCGTGACGATGGTGTTCTCGGCGCTGCCCACCTTCATCGCCGGGTTCATCCTGAACGGCAACGGCCAGCAGATCGCCGTCGCCTACACGGTGGCCGCGCTGGTCGCCTCCATCGCCTACGCCGCACTCTTCCTGCTGCTCGGGACCGTGTCCCGGCACGCGGTGGTCTTCGGGCTCGTCTACGCGCTCGTCTGGGAGGCCCTGTTCGGCTCCCTGGTATCGGGGGCGCGCACGCTGAGCGTCCAGCAGTGGGCGCTGGCGGTGGCGCAGAAGGTCGCCGGCGGGGAGATGGTGACGTCGGACGTCTCACTGCCCACGGCAACCGTGCTGTTGGCCGTCGTCACCGTGCTCGCGACCTGGTACGCAGGACAGAAACTGCGGTCGCTGACGCTCGCCGGTGAGGAGTGA
- a CDS encoding ABC transporter ATP-binding protein — MTTLSIDHVSRWFGNVVAVNDITMTIGPGVTGLLGPNGAGKSTLINMMGGFLAPSTGTVTLDGRPVWRNEAIYKHIGIVPEREAMYDFLTGREFVVANAELHGLGAKAAQKALATVEMEYAQDRKISTYSKGMRQRVKMASALVHNPSLLLLDEPFNGMDPRQRMQLMDLLRRMGDEGRTVLFSSHILEEVEQLAWHIEVVVAGRHAASGDFRKIRRLMTDRPHRYLVRSSDDRTLAAALIADPSTSGIEVDLAEGALHIQAVDFGRFTALLPRVAREHGVRLLTVSPSDESLESVFSYLVAA; from the coding sequence GTGACCACGCTCTCCATCGACCACGTCTCCCGCTGGTTCGGCAACGTGGTCGCCGTCAACGACATCACCATGACGATCGGCCCCGGCGTCACCGGCCTCCTCGGCCCCAACGGCGCCGGGAAGTCCACCCTCATCAACATGATGGGCGGCTTCCTGGCCCCCTCCACCGGCACCGTCACCCTCGACGGCCGGCCGGTCTGGCGCAACGAGGCCATCTACAAGCACATCGGCATCGTCCCCGAGCGCGAAGCGATGTACGACTTCCTCACCGGCCGCGAATTCGTCGTCGCCAACGCCGAGTTGCACGGCCTGGGCGCCAAGGCCGCCCAAAAGGCCCTGGCCACGGTCGAGATGGAGTACGCGCAGGACCGAAAGATCTCCACGTACTCCAAGGGCATGCGCCAGCGCGTGAAGATGGCGAGCGCCCTAGTCCACAACCCCTCGCTGCTCCTGCTCGACGAGCCCTTCAACGGCATGGACCCACGCCAGCGCATGCAGCTCATGGACCTGCTGCGGCGCATGGGCGACGAGGGCCGCACCGTGCTGTTCTCCTCCCACATCCTCGAAGAGGTCGAGCAACTCGCCTGGCACATCGAGGTGGTCGTCGCCGGGCGGCACGCGGCCAGCGGCGACTTCCGCAAGATCCGCCGCCTGATGACCGACCGCCCGCACCGCTACCTGGTGCGCTCCAGCGACGACCGCACCCTCGCGGCCGCGCTGATCGCCGACCCGTCGACGTCCGGGATCGAGGTCGACCTGGCCGAGGGCGCGTTGCACATCCAGGCCGTCGACTTCGGCCGCTTCACGGCCCTGCTGCCGAGGGTGGCACGCGAACACGGCGTCCGCCTGCTCACGGTCTCGCCGTCCGACGAGTCCCTCGAGTCCGTCTTCTCGTATCTCGTCGCGGCGTAG